From the genome of Paraburkholderia flava, one region includes:
- a CDS encoding SPOR domain-containing protein, which translates to MGIFSFGKKDDAPTRRSAPSGSGRSTRSESPRGTERRTRRTERSGDADAMLLDPTLPEKQRARRRLVGAIALVVAAVVILPMVLDSHPKPVTDDISIDIPNRPVPKASTAPDDTQAGVAPDNPATTDAGLAASGLASAGGASQSTADTTPTAPATTTRSQVHASAKPDTPAATANTTHSATNNAQTSTKPKPAQQTADNTPAAGADADSGTPASPPGGRFQVQLGSFRDEASAKSWATKLKAAGVSAYTERRKLADGTSRTMLLAGPFPDRAAASAAIAKVRGAGLTSGANGGAQ; encoded by the coding sequence ATGGGAATTTTCTCGTTCGGCAAGAAAGACGATGCGCCCACCCGGCGCAGCGCACCATCCGGTTCCGGCCGGAGCACCCGCAGCGAATCTCCGCGGGGAACCGAACGGCGCACCCGCCGCACGGAGCGGTCCGGCGACGCCGACGCGATGTTGCTCGACCCGACCTTGCCCGAAAAGCAGCGCGCCCGTCGGCGCCTCGTCGGTGCAATCGCGCTGGTCGTCGCGGCGGTCGTGATCCTGCCGATGGTGCTCGACTCGCACCCGAAGCCCGTCACCGACGACATCTCAATCGACATCCCGAATCGCCCGGTCCCGAAGGCCAGCACCGCGCCTGACGATACCCAGGCAGGTGTCGCCCCCGACAATCCGGCAACCACCGATGCAGGCCTCGCCGCATCCGGCCTCGCATCGGCAGGCGGCGCATCGCAAAGCACGGCCGATACGACGCCCACTGCGCCGGCCACGACCACACGATCACAAGTGCACGCGAGCGCAAAGCCGGACACGCCGGCCGCGACAGCGAACACCACGCACAGCGCTACGAACAACGCTCAAACCAGCACGAAACCGAAGCCCGCACAGCAGACCGCCGACAACACACCGGCCGCAGGCGCCGACGCCGATTCGGGCACGCCCGCGTCGCCGCCCGGCGGCCGCTTCCAGGTGCAGCTCGGCTCGTTCCGGGACGAAGCGAGCGCAAAGAGTTGGGCCACCAAATTGAAAGCGGCGGGAGTGTCCGCATATACCGAACGTCGCAAGCTGGCAGACGGCACGAGCCGGACCATGCTGCTCGCGGGTCCGTTCCCGGATCGCGCGGCGGCGTCGGCGGCGATCGCGAAGGTGCGCGGCGCGGGGCTGACGTCGGGCGCCAACGGCGGCGCACAGTAA
- a CDS encoding CvpA family protein, with amino-acid sequence MFTAFDYAVMAVIGLSALRGTWRGFLSEIFGLIGWVAAFFIACRFVGYVVPWIPATWPGGALTQWLIAFAAIVVGVVLVAGVLNALLSRIVQASGLSGVDRSLGLLFGLVRGVVLVLLLVALSGLTELPQQEFWRNALLRPYAEQGVRELRPLLPAPLAAYVRV; translated from the coding sequence ATGTTCACCGCATTCGACTACGCTGTAATGGCGGTGATCGGGTTGTCGGCGCTGCGGGGCACGTGGCGCGGCTTCCTGTCCGAGATTTTCGGACTGATCGGCTGGGTGGCGGCGTTTTTTATCGCGTGCCGTTTCGTCGGTTATGTCGTGCCGTGGATTCCGGCCACGTGGCCGGGCGGTGCGCTGACCCAGTGGCTGATCGCGTTTGCCGCGATCGTCGTCGGGGTTGTGCTGGTGGCCGGGGTGTTGAATGCGCTGCTGAGCCGTATCGTGCAGGCAAGCGGCCTGAGCGGCGTGGACCGCTCGCTCGGCCTGTTGTTCGGCCTCGTACGCGGGGTCGTGCTGGTGCTGCTGCTGGTCGCCCTCTCGGGCTTGACCGAGCTGCCCCAGCAGGAATTCTGGCGCAATGCGCTGCTGCGGCCCTACGCCGAGCAGGGCGTGCGCGAACTGAGACCACTGCTTCCGGCGCCGCTAGCCGCCTACGTCCGCGTTTGA